In Phaeobacter porticola, one DNA window encodes the following:
- a CDS encoding formate/nitrite transporter family protein — protein sequence MTYAETVLGFAQVAQNKSASLRDDPLAFLILALKAGAFVGAGILLIFSVGQGVEGAIRPIVMGASFGIALTLVVFAGAELFTGHTMYMTHGLLTGQSSLGDLLRCWAVSWAGNLTGALLLALLFVAGGGGLILGAGEEALLYKVAAKKMHGTGLQLLAKAVLCNWLVCLALWCSARAKDDVTKCIVIFWCLYAFIAAGFEHSVANMTVFSLALLSDHPDTVSLAGAAHNLAYVTLGNAFAGAGIMGYGYWRAASRPNVRTAAANGLQDGQDQREAG from the coding sequence ATGACTTATGCTGAAACTGTTCTGGGTTTTGCCCAGGTGGCGCAAAACAAAAGCGCCAGCCTGCGGGACGATCCTCTGGCCTTCCTGATCCTCGCCTTAAAAGCGGGCGCTTTTGTGGGTGCGGGCATCCTGCTGATATTCTCTGTGGGTCAGGGGGTGGAGGGCGCTATCCGGCCCATTGTGATGGGCGCAAGCTTCGGCATTGCACTGACGCTGGTGGTTTTTGCGGGGGCCGAGCTGTTCACCGGCCACACCATGTACATGACGCACGGCCTGCTGACCGGGCAGAGCAGCCTGGGCGATCTTTTGCGCTGCTGGGCGGTGAGCTGGGCAGGCAACCTGACTGGGGCGCTTTTGCTGGCACTGCTCTTTGTGGCGGGCGGCGGCGGACTGATCCTGGGGGCAGGCGAAGAGGCGCTGCTTTACAAAGTGGCCGCAAAGAAGATGCACGGGACCGGCCTGCAGCTGCTTGCCAAGGCGGTGCTGTGCAACTGGCTGGTGTGCCTGGCCCTGTGGTGCTCGGCCAGGGCCAAGGATGACGTGACCAAATGCATCGTCATCTTCTGGTGCCTCTATGCCTTCATCGCAGCCGGCTTCGAGCACAGTGTCGCCAATATGACCGTATTTTCGTTGGCGCTACTGTCTGATCACCCTGATACCGTCTCTTTGGCGGGAGCAGCACATAATCTGGCCTATGTCACACTTGGCAACGCGTTCGCAGGCGCTGGCATCATGGGATACGGATATTGGCGCGCGGCCTCGAGGCCAAATGTGCGGACTGCAGCAGCAAACGGTTTGCAGGACGGGCAGGACCAGAGGGAGGCAGGCTGA
- a CDS encoding SCO family protein yields MLARALPSVLAAVIGGGVLWQATDGAQAFTSEAARRLDVLRAPRAVPDVQLEDMASRPVPLLPQPDEVVLVEFIYTVCGDICQIAAADFAEIRDRLQARGLKVRLLSVSFDPERDTPEQMAIYGDAHEADGAMWTVARPRQKDLPDLLELFDVTVIPDEWGGYQHNAAIHVITGDGRFSAVYDTDAVEAVLAHVNGEQP; encoded by the coding sequence ATGCTGGCCCGCGCGCTCCCTTCCGTTCTCGCCGCCGTGATTGGCGGCGGGGTCCTGTGGCAGGCCACCGACGGAGCGCAGGCCTTCACCAGCGAGGCGGCGCGGCGGCTGGATGTGCTGCGCGCCCCCCGTGCGGTGCCGGACGTGCAGCTGGAGGATATGGCCAGCCGGCCGGTGCCGCTGCTGCCGCAGCCGGATGAGGTGGTGCTGGTTGAGTTCATATACACGGTCTGCGGCGACATCTGCCAGATTGCCGCCGCGGACTTTGCCGAGATCCGCGACCGCCTGCAGGCGCGGGGGCTGAAGGTCCGGCTGCTATCTGTCAGTTTCGATCCTGAGCGCGACACACCGGAGCAGATGGCCATCTACGGCGATGCGCATGAAGCTGACGGCGCCATGTGGACCGTTGCGCGGCCCAGGCAGAAGGACCTGCCGGATCTGTTGGAACTGTTTGATGTGACGGTCATCCCGGATGAATGGGGCGGCTACCAGCATAATGCAGCGATCCATGTGATCACCGGCGATGGCCGCTTCTCCGCTGTCTACGATACCGACGCAGTGGAGGCTGTGCTGGCACATGTGAACGGGGAGCAGCCATGA
- a CDS encoding cbb3-type cytochrome c oxidase subunit I gives MSTASEPIAAGPVAAEPQAGAVKLTMILSGAVFALMMVFGLIMRAAQGQWIELDPALFYQILTAHGAGMVGTAALSGAAVMWYFCGRYVVLTAGIFWAFLGLFLLGVVLILGAIFVGGFGGAWTFLFPLPALSGGAWEAGAAAAFMLGYVSIGVGFLLYYLELGRQIHARYGSLVRALGWNLILGREDSNPPPPTIVAAAAVTIFNSIGIILGAAVLVASLVHLLVPGFEVDALLAKNLIYFFGHVFINASIYMAVTAVYEILPEYTGRPWKSNRVFAIAWNAVLIFVMAVYWHHLLQDVVMPPWMLVVGQLVSYFSGIPLIAVTAFSTFLYVRGSKMTWDLASSLLVLSVAGWSVGSIPASIDGMISVNKVMHNTMWVPGHFHTYLLLGEVAMAFGFMAWLVRGRTISQMGGLDRAAFITYLAGAAGFVTVFLFSGAASIPRRWAVHYEEWLTHDRIGTLFSVLVVLGTLIFVLRFVARLGRSES, from the coding sequence ATGAGCACTGCATCTGAACCAATCGCCGCCGGGCCTGTTGCGGCTGAACCCCAAGCCGGAGCGGTCAAGCTCACCATGATCTTGTCCGGCGCAGTCTTTGCGCTGATGATGGTCTTTGGTCTGATCATGCGCGCAGCCCAGGGCCAGTGGATCGAGCTTGATCCGGCGCTGTTTTATCAAATCCTGACTGCGCATGGCGCTGGCATGGTCGGCACTGCAGCGCTCTCGGGCGCGGCCGTCATGTGGTATTTTTGCGGTCGTTACGTCGTACTGACCGCCGGTATCTTCTGGGCCTTTCTCGGCCTGTTTCTGCTGGGTGTTGTGCTGATCCTGGGCGCGATCTTCGTCGGCGGATTTGGCGGTGCCTGGACCTTCCTGTTCCCGCTTCCCGCCCTGTCCGGCGGCGCGTGGGAGGCTGGGGCTGCCGCGGCCTTCATGCTGGGTTATGTGTCGATCGGTGTCGGTTTCCTGCTCTACTATCTTGAGCTGGGGCGCCAGATCCATGCGCGATATGGCAGTCTGGTTCGGGCACTTGGCTGGAACCTTATTCTGGGCCGCGAGGACAGCAACCCGCCGCCACCCACCATTGTTGCAGCGGCAGCCGTCACCATCTTCAACTCGATCGGTATTATCCTGGGTGCGGCAGTTCTGGTGGCCAGCCTGGTGCATCTCTTGGTGCCGGGGTTTGAGGTCGATGCGCTTTTGGCCAAGAATCTGATCTATTTCTTCGGCCATGTCTTCATCAACGCCTCGATCTACATGGCGGTGACCGCAGTCTACGAGATCCTGCCTGAATACACCGGTCGCCCTTGGAAATCGAACCGGGTGTTCGCGATCGCCTGGAACGCGGTGCTGATCTTCGTGATGGCGGTCTACTGGCACCACCTGCTGCAGGATGTGGTAATGCCGCCCTGGATGCTGGTGGTGGGGCAGCTGGTTTCCTACTTCAGCGGCATTCCTCTGATTGCGGTGACGGCCTTTTCCACCTTCCTCTATGTGCGCGGATCCAAGATGACTTGGGACCTGGCCTCCTCGCTGCTGGTTCTGTCGGTGGCCGGCTGGTCGGTGGGGTCGATCCCGGCATCAATCGACGGGATGATCAGCGTCAACAAGGTGATGCACAACACCATGTGGGTGCCGGGCCACTTCCACACTTATCTGCTGCTGGGTGAGGTTGCGATGGCCTTTGGCTTCATGGCCTGGCTGGTGCGCGGCAGGACCATCTCGCAGATGGGCGGTTTGGACCGCGCAGCCTTTATAACCTACCTGGCGGGTGCAGCTGGTTTCGTGACTGTGTTCCTGTTCTCCGGTGCCGCCTCAATCCCGCGCCGCTGGGCCGTGCATTACGAGGAATGGCTCACCCATGACCGCATCGGCACCCTGTTCAGCGTGCTGGTGGTGCTGGGCACGCTGATCTTTGTCCTGCGCTTTGTTGCGCGCTTGGGCCGGAGCGAGAGCTGA
- a CDS encoding cytochrome C oxidase subunit I, with protein MQPVVLLISLILMALLSAVFYMASKASEGEAPGPNANSKRTGLIWAMVVLGVIVSVGSLRSWPHALASTGDALEVNVSGGQWWWDIDTTEIPAGTPVNFNVTTEDVTHGMGIYDSELTLLTQVQAIPGYTTKVTYTFAEPGSYQLLCMEFCGVAHHDMVNEFEVVAVEE; from the coding sequence ATGCAGCCAGTTGTTCTTTTGATCTCCCTGATCCTGATGGCATTGCTGTCAGCGGTCTTCTACATGGCATCCAAGGCTTCGGAGGGCGAAGCCCCCGGGCCAAATGCCAACAGCAAACGCACCGGCCTGATTTGGGCGATGGTGGTTCTCGGTGTAATCGTGTCCGTAGGCTCTCTGCGCAGCTGGCCGCACGCGTTGGCCAGTACCGGCGATGCGCTGGAAGTGAACGTCAGCGGCGGTCAGTGGTGGTGGGATATCGACACCACGGAGATCCCGGCTGGAACGCCGGTCAACTTCAACGTCACGACCGAGGACGTCACCCACGGCATGGGTATCTATGACAGTGAGCTGACGCTGCTGACCCAGGTCCAAGCGATTCCCGGTTACACAACCAAGGTCACCTATACGTTCGCCGAACCGGGCAGCTACCAGCTCCTGTGCATGGAGTTCTGCGGGGTGGCCCACCACGACATGGTCAATGAATTCGAAGTTGTAGCGGTGGAGGAATAA
- a CDS encoding RrF2 family transcriptional regulator — protein sequence MQISKFSDYALRILIHLSTHEEGLMSTREIAEMQKLPFNHLAKISQWLTHEGYVESVRGRNGGMRMALPPEAISIGGLLRKSERGTPLVECMKEGGGCCVMTPACGLLPILTEAQEVFFAALDSKTLQNVLEGNRGMKNLIRALEAGQGAA from the coding sequence ATGCAGATTTCAAAGTTCTCAGATTACGCACTTCGCATCCTGATCCACCTCTCCACCCATGAGGAGGGGCTAATGTCTACGCGTGAAATTGCGGAGATGCAAAAGCTACCCTTTAACCACCTGGCCAAGATTTCCCAATGGCTTACTCATGAGGGCTACGTGGAATCAGTGCGCGGGCGCAACGGGGGCATGCGGATGGCACTGCCGCCGGAGGCTATATCAATTGGCGGGCTGCTGCGTAAGTCCGAGCGCGGCACACCGCTGGTTGAGTGCATGAAGGAAGGCGGCGGCTGCTGCGTGATGACCCCGGCCTGCGGCCTATTGCCGATCCTGACCGAGGCACAGGAAGTGTTCTTTGCCGCACTAGACAGCAAGACCCTGCAGAATGTTCTGGAGGGAAACCGAGGAATGAAGAACCTGATTCGGGCGCTGGAAGCCGGGCAGGGTGCGGCCTGA
- the ccoP gene encoding cytochrome-c oxidase, cbb3-type subunit III has product MAVREKDPVSGTDLTGHEWDGIKELDTPVPWAARWSLWGSIAVAAAFWVFYPSFPAVRDYAKGALGYSSRAEVMASLKKAEADREQAFAPFASEDFEALAADPALEERYGAAISKLYADNCAACHTENLRGQPGFPNLADGHWLWSGSPEEIEYTIRYGINAAHDETRNALMLAFGADGMLEKQQVGEVTDFVLSLSGLEHDAAAAEAGSGVFEDNCAACHGDDGRGGYEIGAPDLGDGQWIYGNSREDVYRSIYYGRMGVMPAWEGRLSDAQIRMLTLYLLWNGEDAPS; this is encoded by the coding sequence ATGGCGGTAAGAGAAAAGGATCCGGTCTCGGGTACGGACTTGACCGGTCACGAGTGGGACGGGATCAAGGAGCTGGACACGCCGGTTCCTTGGGCCGCCCGATGGTCGCTGTGGGGCAGTATTGCAGTGGCCGCCGCATTTTGGGTGTTCTATCCGTCTTTTCCTGCTGTGAGGGATTACGCCAAAGGGGCGCTTGGGTATTCCTCAAGGGCGGAAGTCATGGCCTCGCTGAAGAAAGCAGAGGCGGACCGCGAACAAGCTTTTGCACCATTCGCATCGGAGGATTTTGAAGCGCTGGCCGCCGATCCGGCGCTGGAGGAGCGTTATGGCGCGGCCATTTCCAAGCTTTATGCAGACAATTGCGCCGCCTGCCATACGGAAAATCTGAGGGGGCAGCCTGGCTTTCCGAACCTGGCGGACGGCCATTGGCTGTGGTCGGGATCGCCGGAGGAGATCGAATACACGATCCGCTATGGCATCAATGCGGCCCATGACGAGACGCGCAACGCTCTCATGCTGGCCTTTGGGGCGGATGGGATGCTTGAAAAGCAACAGGTCGGCGAGGTGACTGATTTTGTGCTGTCGTTGTCCGGGCTGGAACATGATGCGGCGGCTGCAGAAGCCGGAAGTGGAGTTTTTGAAGACAACTGTGCGGCCTGCCATGGGGACGACGGGCGCGGCGGATATGAAATCGGCGCGCCGGATCTGGGCGATGGCCAATGGATTTATGGCAACAGCAGGGAAGATGTATACCGCAGCATCTATTATGGCCGCATGGGCGTTATGCCCGCCTGGGAGGGACGCCTGAGCGATGCACAGATCCGGATGCTGACGCTGTATCTGCTATGGAACGGTGAAGATGCGCCAAGCTGA
- a CDS encoding cbb3-type cytochrome c oxidase subunit 3, with amino-acid sequence MTHDAVLVFSKTWGAIYLLSVFLAAVVWVYWPSRRRMYDDAAQSPLDGREDQPWR; translated from the coding sequence ATGACCCATGATGCAGTTCTGGTCTTCTCCAAAACCTGGGGCGCGATCTATCTGCTGAGTGTGTTCCTGGCGGCCGTGGTCTGGGTCTACTGGCCCTCGCGGCGCCGCATGTATGACGATGCGGCGCAGTCTCCGCTGGACGGGCGGGAGGACCAGCCATGGCGGTAA
- the ccoO gene encoding cytochrome-c oxidase, cbb3-type subunit II, with protein sequence MSTAHQKLERHSLGFAMMILLVASIGGIVEIAPLFTIENTVEEVEGMRPYTPLELAGRDIYVREGCYACHSQMIRTLRSDVERYGHYSLAAESMYDHPFQWGSKRTGPDLARIGGKYSDDWHVAHLEAPRELVPGSVMPGYAFLSENRLPTGHLPAALKALSRAGVPYTEAQIENAEKDAVWQADFEQNYEGELQESYGASVQVRDFDGQPGSLTEMDALVAYLQMLGTLVDFDSLNPEEVNR encoded by the coding sequence ATGAGCACAGCACATCAGAAACTTGAACGCCACTCGCTGGGATTTGCCATGATGATCCTGCTGGTGGCCTCGATCGGCGGCATCGTCGAAATTGCACCGCTGTTTACAATCGAAAACACGGTGGAGGAAGTCGAAGGCATGCGGCCCTATACGCCATTGGAGCTGGCCGGGCGCGACATCTATGTGCGCGAGGGATGCTATGCCTGCCACAGCCAGATGATCCGCACCTTGCGCTCGGACGTGGAGCGTTACGGGCATTACAGCCTGGCCGCCGAGAGCATGTATGACCACCCGTTCCAATGGGGATCGAAGCGCACCGGGCCTGATCTGGCCCGGATCGGCGGCAAGTATTCCGATGACTGGCATGTGGCGCATCTGGAGGCGCCGCGTGAACTGGTCCCCGGATCTGTGATGCCCGGCTATGCCTTCCTGTCCGAAAACAGGCTGCCGACCGGCCATTTGCCCGCGGCGCTGAAGGCGCTGAGCCGCGCAGGGGTGCCCTACACAGAAGCGCAGATCGAAAATGCCGAAAAGGACGCGGTCTGGCAGGCAGATTTCGAGCAGAATTACGAAGGCGAGCTGCAGGAGAGTTATGGGGCAAGCGTCCAGGTGCGTGATTTCGACGGCCAGCCCGGAAGTCTGACAGAAATGGATGCGCTGGTGGCCTACCTGCAGATGCTGGGAACGCTTGTTGATTTCGATTCTTTGAACCCCGAGGAGGTGAACCGATGA
- the ccoN gene encoding cytochrome-c oxidase, cbb3-type subunit I: MQRNLSIEDGVIFGALFAVLLGGLAVLGWGVPLGYVLHGWLIALAAGWGIMWMLNRISDGPGEVPLEYNDKVIRFGVIATLIWGIIGFAVGDILAWQLAIPSLNGDMSWSNFGRLRPVHTSSVIFGFGGNALIATSFYVVQRTSRARLASETLPWLVFWGYNLFLVLAASGYPLGITQSKEYAEPEWYADLLLLVVWIGYLTLYLRTLARRAEPHIYVANWYYLAFIVVIAMLHTVNNLSVPVSIAYPKSYSLFAGTQDAMTQWWYGHNAVGFLLTAGFLGMLYYFLPKAVNRPVYSYRMSIVGFWGITFLYLWAGSHHLHYTALPDWVQYLGMSMSIILLVPSWASVFNGILTINGAWDKVRTDPAVRFMMVAILFYGLATFEGSFMAIRPVNSLSHYTDWTVGHVHAGALGWVAFITFGAMYKMVPWVWKREGVYSLKLEAWHFWLALSGTLIYVGAMWNSGITQSLMWQTYDADGAFLYSFLDSVIEMHPYYVARAVGGLLYLIGACIGAYNIYMTVSGPRKMETRQTGPLTRPAE; this comes from the coding sequence ATGCAACGTAATCTAAGCATAGAGGATGGCGTCATTTTCGGCGCTTTATTTGCCGTGCTCTTGGGCGGGCTTGCCGTACTGGGCTGGGGCGTGCCGCTGGGCTATGTGCTGCACGGCTGGCTGATCGCGCTGGCCGCTGGCTGGGGCATCATGTGGATGCTGAACCGGATCAGTGACGGGCCGGGAGAGGTGCCTTTAGAGTATAACGACAAAGTCATCCGCTTCGGTGTCATTGCCACTTTGATCTGGGGAATAATCGGTTTTGCCGTTGGTGACATTCTTGCGTGGCAACTGGCCATCCCGTCGCTTAACGGCGATATGTCCTGGTCCAACTTCGGACGGCTGCGGCCGGTGCATACCTCCAGCGTTATCTTCGGCTTCGGCGGCAACGCGCTGATCGCCACGTCCTTTTACGTTGTGCAGCGGACATCACGGGCGCGGCTGGCCAGCGAAACGCTGCCCTGGCTAGTTTTCTGGGGATACAACCTGTTCCTGGTGCTGGCAGCCTCCGGCTACCCGCTGGGCATCACCCAGTCCAAGGAATACGCTGAACCGGAATGGTACGCGGACCTGTTGCTGCTGGTGGTCTGGATCGGTTACCTGACTCTGTATCTGCGCACCCTGGCGCGACGGGCTGAGCCGCATATTTATGTGGCCAATTGGTACTATCTCGCTTTCATCGTGGTGATTGCGATGCTGCACACCGTGAACAACCTCTCGGTTCCGGTCTCGATTGCCTACCCCAAGAGCTATTCGCTGTTTGCCGGCACCCAGGATGCGATGACGCAGTGGTGGTACGGCCATAATGCGGTCGGGTTCCTGCTGACCGCAGGCTTCTTGGGTATGCTCTACTATTTCCTGCCCAAGGCGGTGAACCGGCCGGTCTATTCCTATCGGATGTCAATAGTCGGCTTCTGGGGGATCACCTTTCTCTACCTCTGGGCAGGGTCGCACCACCTGCATTACACGGCGCTGCCGGATTGGGTGCAATACTTGGGCATGAGCATGTCGATCATCCTGCTGGTGCCCAGCTGGGCCTCGGTCTTCAACGGTATCCTGACGATCAACGGCGCCTGGGACAAGGTGCGCACCGACCCTGCCGTCCGCTTTATGATGGTGGCGATCCTGTTCTACGGCCTAGCCACCTTCGAAGGCTCCTTCATGGCGATCCGCCCGGTGAACTCGCTGAGCCATTACACCGACTGGACCGTGGGCCATGTGCATGCGGGAGCGCTTGGCTGGGTGGCCTTTATCACCTTTGGCGCCATGTACAAAATGGTGCCTTGGGTCTGGAAACGCGAGGGCGTCTATTCGCTGAAACTGGAGGCCTGGCACTTCTGGCTCGCCCTCTCAGGCACGCTGATCTACGTCGGTGCGATGTGGAACAGCGGCATTACACAATCGCTGATGTGGCAGACCTATGATGCGGATGGCGCTTTCCTCTATTCCTTCCTCGACAGTGTGATCGAGATGCACCCCTACTATGTCGCCCGTGCGGTCGGCGGGCTGCTCTATCTGATTGGGGCCTGTATCGGCGCCTACAACATCTACATGACCGTAAGCGGGCCGCGGAAAATGGAAACCCGGCAAACCGGGCCTCTGACCCGGCCTGCGGAGTAA
- a CDS encoding DUF1971 domain-containing protein produces the protein MAEALPKGAVHYATSRFTQDTLPEKLRKDHSTKAGVWGQLAVQSGRLLFRREDKAEVIVEAGGTAIFAPQEIHSVEALGAVEFEVRFHRQEVSDAT, from the coding sequence ATGGCTGAGGCTCTTCCCAAAGGCGCGGTGCATTACGCCACCTCGCGGTTTACGCAGGACACCCTCCCGGAGAAATTGCGTAAGGATCACAGTACCAAGGCGGGCGTCTGGGGTCAGTTGGCGGTGCAAAGCGGTCGGCTGCTGTTCCGGCGGGAAGACAAGGCAGAGGTGATTGTCGAAGCGGGTGGAACCGCCATCTTTGCCCCGCAGGAAATACACTCGGTCGAGGCGCTTGGCGCAGTGGAATTCGAAGTCCGGTTCCACCGACAGGAGGTGTCCGATGCAACGTAA
- a CDS encoding DUF2189 domain-containing protein, with translation MTAGVYSKARVIQEDPGQVVKRWLVAGWRDLRANPGFSLGYGMALVLGGWALIWLLSASGTGWMLLPLLAGGVLIGPVATVGLYAVARGRREVASKGQIALVGAILMVFALTWIRAATVLFAIVYGLRPFAGFIETLQLLLSTQAGWVLMIAGSLTGGLFAALGFAVSAFSVPMLVDREIDGFSAMGLSFNAATHNFRLCVWWGAAITFLTALGILTGLLGLAIVFPLLGYATWHAYADLFHGDA, from the coding sequence ATGACCGCAGGCGTCTATTCCAAAGCAAGGGTGATCCAAGAGGATCCGGGACAGGTGGTGAAACGCTGGCTGGTTGCCGGTTGGCGAGATCTGCGTGCGAACCCAGGGTTTTCCCTTGGCTATGGGATGGCACTGGTCCTAGGGGGCTGGGCTTTGATCTGGCTCCTTTCAGCGAGCGGGACCGGCTGGATGCTGCTGCCGCTGCTGGCGGGCGGAGTACTGATTGGGCCGGTTGCAACGGTTGGGCTCTACGCAGTGGCCCGTGGGCGGCGCGAGGTAGCCTCAAAAGGGCAGATCGCGCTGGTGGGTGCCATCCTGATGGTTTTTGCCCTGACCTGGATCCGGGCAGCCACGGTGCTGTTTGCCATCGTCTACGGTCTGCGCCCCTTTGCCGGTTTCATCGAAACCTTGCAATTGCTGCTCAGCACGCAGGCAGGGTGGGTGCTGATGATCGCGGGTTCGCTGACGGGCGGGCTGTTTGCAGCGCTTGGCTTTGCGGTCTCGGCGTTTTCAGTGCCGATGCTGGTGGATCGCGAGATCGACGGCTTCTCGGCCATGGGGTTGAGCTTCAATGCGGCCACCCATAATTTCCGGCTCTGCGTCTGGTGGGGCGCTGCCATCACCTTCCTGACCGCCCTGGGCATTCTGACCGGGTTGCTGGGGCTTGCAATTGTCTTTCCGCTGCTTGGCTATGCCACCTGGCATGCCTACGCGGATCTGTTCCATGGAGATGCATGA
- a CDS encoding group III truncated hemoglobin codes for MAQVQRARPHMFDVTPEEISRLVCCFYARIRVDNVLGPVFSAAIEDWPAHEAKILAFWRGAILREPGYEGNPMQVHLSNSEILPEHFPRWLELFRDTANRELKPETAAAFANLADRIGNGLSYGIENFRKPEGAPPVLA; via the coding sequence ATGGCGCAAGTACAGCGGGCGCGGCCACATATGTTTGATGTTACCCCGGAAGAGATCAGCAGGCTGGTATGTTGTTTTTATGCACGTATCCGCGTGGATAATGTGCTTGGCCCAGTGTTCAGTGCGGCCATTGAAGACTGGCCAGCGCACGAGGCGAAAATCTTAGCGTTCTGGAGGGGGGCGATCCTGCGCGAACCGGGGTATGAAGGAAATCCCATGCAGGTCCATCTGTCCAACTCGGAAATACTGCCGGAGCACTTTCCTCGGTGGCTGGAGCTGTTCCGGGACACGGCAAACCGCGAGTTGAAACCGGAAACGGCCGCGGCATTTGCAAATCTGGCCGACCGCATCGGCAACGGATTGTCCTATGGAATCGAAAACTTCCGCAAGCCTGAAGGGGCTCCACCTGTTCTGGCATGA
- a CDS encoding catalase — protein sequence MSGAEELIDALNGTFGHHAGYRASHAKGFSVRGRFIPASGGGEAQIPLLQSEQQVVARFSVGGGKPAISDKSPTVRGIGLEIGQNAEKWAMALISNPVFFANSAEQFKAFLAARVADPATGAPDPAKVKAFNDANPNTVPHQAYLKSVAPCRCYSAEQYHSGHAYHFGTSEGVLAARILLEPEGGRHGLTDEEKKDLPDDFLYDRLLRELSNRPARWTLKLVVANDADDISDPTVPWDGVHGELILGTVQIELPDDRAESVAKVFDPSHLPEGVAEPHDNVFALRSPAYAVSVARRSS from the coding sequence ATGTCTGGGGCAGAAGAGCTGATTGATGCGTTGAATGGTACTTTTGGTCACCATGCCGGATACCGCGCGTCTCATGCCAAGGGGTTTTCCGTCAGGGGCCGCTTCATTCCCGCATCCGGTGGTGGTGAAGCGCAGATACCGCTATTGCAATCCGAACAGCAGGTAGTTGCGCGCTTCTCGGTTGGGGGCGGTAAGCCAGCGATTAGCGATAAAAGCCCAACCGTCCGGGGGATTGGGTTGGAGATCGGGCAGAACGCCGAAAAATGGGCTATGGCATTGATCTCAAATCCGGTGTTCTTCGCCAATTCGGCAGAGCAATTTAAGGCATTTTTGGCGGCGCGGGTTGCTGACCCAGCAACTGGCGCACCGGACCCTGCAAAGGTAAAGGCGTTTAATGACGCAAACCCGAACACCGTTCCGCATCAAGCCTACCTCAAATCTGTGGCGCCTTGCCGGTGTTATTCTGCAGAACAGTATCATTCAGGCCATGCCTACCACTTCGGTACCAGCGAAGGCGTGCTTGCGGCCCGTATCCTTCTGGAGCCTGAAGGCGGTCGCCACGGCCTGACGGATGAGGAGAAGAAGGATCTGCCGGATGATTTCCTTTATGACAGGTTGCTGCGGGAGTTGAGTAATCGGCCTGCCCGATGGACGCTGAAGCTGGTTGTGGCGAATGATGCGGATGATATCTCGGATCCAACCGTCCCATGGGATGGGGTGCATGGCGAACTGATCCTTGGAACGGTGCAAATCGAGTTGCCGGATGACCGGGCGGAGAGCGTTGCCAAAGTGTTTGACCCCTCTCATTTGCCAGAGGGTGTGGCAGAACCTCACGATAATGTATTCGCCCTGCGCAGTCCTGCATATGCGGTCTCTGTTGCGCGCCGGTCTAGTTGA
- a CDS encoding MarR family winged helix-turn-helix transcriptional regulator, whose translation MSKLPENADEMFCFAVYNASHAINQIYGPLLRPLGLTYPQYITLMLLWERDAQGVSELAAQLSLKTSTLTPLLKRLESSGLVQRIRGTKDERQVFVHLTDKGRDLHAASRKITSCLVEATEMEPEALDQITTNLTRLTKNLTHGS comes from the coding sequence ATGTCAAAACTGCCCGAAAATGCCGATGAGATGTTCTGCTTTGCGGTGTACAATGCTTCCCACGCAATCAATCAGATCTATGGCCCACTATTGAGGCCTCTGGGCCTAACCTATCCACAGTACATTACCCTGATGTTGCTGTGGGAGCGCGATGCGCAAGGCGTGAGCGAGCTAGCGGCACAGCTCTCCTTGAAAACCAGCACCCTCACACCGCTGCTCAAGCGGCTGGAAAGTTCTGGCCTGGTGCAACGGATCCGGGGCACCAAGGACGAACGTCAAGTGTTTGTGCATCTTACCGACAAGGGCCGGGACCTGCACGCAGCCTCACGCAAAATAACATCATGCCTTGTGGAAGCGACGGAGATGGAACCGGAGGCATTGGATCAGATTACCACCAACCTGACCCGCCTTACCAAAAATCTGACGCATGGGAGCTGA